In Quercus lobata isolate SW786 chromosome 12, ValleyOak3.0 Primary Assembly, whole genome shotgun sequence, a genomic segment contains:
- the LOC115970865 gene encoding pentatricopeptide repeat-containing protein At4g19220, mitochondrial, with protein sequence MQAGWAVKAKIRGTVEQISNTSFALRLRLSSSASSALFPHFHFHTYNVLIPKTSPLLHSSYFSTALQLFDEMSQRDHHAHDNRFYHALHLVKSCTVRPNIVNASIGHCIALKIGGLAHLPTSTSLLTVYSRARHFGSSFALFDEIHNRDVIIWNAMITASVENGYFSAAMKLFVAMTEEGTGFDSTTLLVVVSASSHANHLKQGKVIHGLSLKSGLLFDSILCNALLDMYSKCGDLSSSELMFAGMEWRDIVSWNSMISGCVYNSYPEKSLRYFKEMAFFGEQADNVTLSSVISASTSLGELIFGEVIHGCGIKLGYEDSSHISVSNSLISLYSQCGDTKAAESIFKEMKHKDAVSWNAMIEGFSSSGKISEAFDLLHEMQITWSVQPDKVTIVTIIPSCAENMLLREGRAIHGFTIRRQMESDLSVKNCLMDMYSKCYRLTKAELLFNTMLDRDLVSWNIMISGYSQNGHSEEAQNLFRELLHLYSKCNLSTLLAILPSCDSHESLQFGKSIHSWQLKLGLSNEILAVNSLMYMYINCGDLKAAFSLLQRIDVVADITSWNTVIAGCSQKGHFHEAINTFNLMRQEPNISHDSVTLVNAISACGNLELVSEGKSLHGLAFKTLMGSDTRVQNALISMYGRCGDTESARSVFDSCSNRNLCSWNCMISVFSQNKDARKALELFRCLQYGPNEITFNGILSACTQLGLLRYGREIHGHVFRLGFQENPFISAALLDMYSNCGRLDIAIQIFRNTQEKSVAAWNSMISAYGYHGNGKKAIELFHEMYKAGTMATKSTFISLLSACSHSGLVNEGIWYYDHMFKEYGVEPVTEHHVCMVDMLGRCGKLNEAYEFIKQMQSQPEPGVWGALLSACNYHGDLEMGRKVAKLLFELEPDNAAYYISLSNMYVFSGRWKEAVELRKTIQDQRLTKPAGYSLIDVGFG encoded by the coding sequence ATGCAAGCGGGGTGGGCAGTGAAGGCTAAAATAAgaggaacagttgaacaaataTCAAACACCTCCTTCGCCTTGCGACTTAGACTTTCATCATCAGCTTCCTCTGCTTTGTTTCCTCACTTCCATTTCCATACTTACAATGTTCTTATCCCAAAAACTAGCCCCCTATTacattcttcttatttttccacGGCTTTGCAACTGTTCGATGAAATGTCACAGAGAGATCACCATGCACATGATAACCGATTTTACCATGCTCTTCATCTCGTCAAATCCTGCACCGTAAGACCCAACATTGTAAATGCCAGTATTGGCCATTGCATTGCTCTCAAGATAGGTGGTCTAGCTCACTTGCCCACTTCCACATCTCTTCTCACTGTGTACTCTAGAGCTAGACATTTTGGTTCTTCATTCGCCTTGTTTGATGAAATTCATAATAGAGATGTGATCATTTGGAATGCTATGATTACTGCATCTGTTGAAAATGGATACTTTAGTGCGGCAATGAAACTTTTTGTGGCGATGACTGAAGAAGGAACTGGGTTTGATTCAACGACTCTTTTGGTGGTCGTGTCGGCTTCATCTCATGCAAATCACTTGAAACAAGGAAAAGTAATACATGGGTTGAGTTTGAAATCTGGGTTGCTTTTTGATTCTATTCTATGCAATGCTCTCTTGGACATGTACTCAAAATGCGGGGATTTGAGCTCTTCGGAGCTTATGTTTGCAGGGATGGAATGGAGAGACATTGTTTCGTGGAATTCAATGATCAGTGGATGTGTCTATAACAGTTACCCCGAGAAGTCCTTAAGGTACTTCAAAGAGATGGCTTTTTTTGGAGAACAAGCGGATAATGTAACTCTGTCTAGTGTTATTTCAGCATCTACTAGTCTGGGAGAGCTGATTTTTGGTGAAGTCATTCACGGTTGCGGTATTAAACTGGGTTATGAGGACAGCTCTCACATTTCGGTTTCCAACTCTCTCATTTCTTTGTATTCACAATGTGGAGACACTAAGGCTGCAGAAAGCATATTCAAAGAAATGAAACACAAGGATGCTGTTTCATGGAATGCAATGATTGAAGGATTTTCCTCGAGTGGAAAGATTTCTGAAGCATTTGATCTACTGCATGAAATGCAAATAACATGGTCTGTTCAACCTGATAAAGTGACCATAGTTACCATAATTCCATCATGTGCAGAAAATATGTTGTTGAGAGAAGGAAGAGCCATTCATGGATTCACCATTCGCAGGCAAATGGAATCAGATTTATCAGTAAAAAACTGCCTCATGGACATGTATTCAAAATGCTATAGACTAACAAAGGCTGAACTCTTGTTCAATACTATGCTAGATAGAGACCTGGTGTCATGGAATATAATGATATCTGGATATTCTCAGAATGGGCATTCTGAAGAAGCTCAAAATTTATTTAGGGAACTACTCCATTTATACTCAAAATGCAACTTGTCAACGCTTTTAGCTATACTTCCTTCCTGTGATTCCCATGAGTCTCTCCAGTTTGGTAAATCCATTCACTCTTGGCAGTTGAAATTGGGACTTTCAAATGAAATTCTTGCAGTTAATTCCCTCATGTACATGTATATTAATTGTGGAGACTTGAAAGCTGCTTTCTCATTGCTGCAGAGAATTGATGTTGTGGCGGATATTACTAGTTGGAACACGGTAATTGCAGGCTGCTCACAGAAAGGCCATTTTCATGAGGCTATAAACACTTTCAATTTAATGAGGCAGGAACCCAATATCAGCCATGATTCTGTTACTCTTGTTAATGCCATATCAGCTTGTGGGAATCTAGAGTTAGTTTCCGAAGGAAAATCTCTTCATGGGCTTGCTTTTAAAACTTTAATGGGATCAGATACCCGTGTGCAGAATGCATTGATTAGTATGTATGGCAGATGTGGGGATACTGAGAGTGCAAGATCAGTATTTGATTCCTGTTCAAATCGCAATTTATGTTCATGGAATTGCATGATCTCTGTTTTTTCTCAGAATAAGGATGCTAGAAAAGCACTAGAACTATTTCGTTGTCTTCAATATGGACCTAACGAGATCACCTTTAATGGCATCCTCTCGGCTTGTACTCAACTTGGACTTCTAAGATATGGAAGGGAGATTCATGGTCATGTATTTCGGCTTGGATTTCAGGAAAATCCTTTTATATCTGCAGCTCTTCTGGATATGTATAGCAATTGTGGAAGATTGGACATTGCTATCCAAATATTTAGAAATACACAGGAAAAGTCTGTAGCAGCTTGGAATTCTATGATTTCTGCATATGGGTATCATGGCAATGGTAAGAAAGCAATTGAACTATTCCATGAAATGTACAAGGCTGGAACTATGGCAACTAAAAGTACATTTATAAGCCTTTTATCGGCTTGCAGTCACTCTGGGCTTGTCAATGAAGGTATCTGGTATTATGATCATATGTTTAAGGAATATGGAGTGGAGCCTGTCACTGAGCATCACGTCTGCATGGTTGATATGCTGGGTCGATGTGGTAAGCTCAATGAGGCTTATGAATTTATCAAGCAAATGCAGAGCCAACCTGAACCAGGTGTTTGGGGGGCACTGCTTAGTGCTTGCAACTATCATGGAGACCTTGAGATGGGAAGAAAAGTGGCAAAACTTCTTTTTGAATTGGAACCTGACAATGCTGCATATTACATTTCACTGTCCAATATGTACGTTTTTTCTGGAAGATGGAAAGAAGCTGTGGAGTTAAGAAAAACAATTCAGGATCAAAGGTTGACAAAGCCAGCAGGTTACAGCCTAATTGATGTTGGTTTCGGGTGA